A single region of the Populus nigra chromosome 2, ddPopNigr1.1, whole genome shotgun sequence genome encodes:
- the LOC133682097 gene encoding AT-hook motif nuclear-localized protein 22-like: MDPVSAHGRPLPPPFHTRDFHLHQFQHHQQQNSEDEQSGNGDLNRGQKREHDEINNNNNTVEGLELVPSSSGGEGEISRRPRGRPAGSKNKPKPPIIITRDSANALRSHVMEIASGSDIMESVSTFARRRQRGVCILSGTGTVTNVTLKQPASPGAVVTLHGRFEILSLSGSFLPPPAPPAASGLTVYLAGGQGQVIGGSVAGPLLASGPVVVMAASFGNAAYERLPLEEDIESQTPMLGSGPLGSPGINNIAQQQQNQQQQQLMQDPKTSLFQGLPQNLLNSVQLPAEAYWGTGGRPPY; encoded by the coding sequence ATGGATCCGGTTTCAGCTCATGGGcgtcctcttcctcctcctttccACACAAGAGATTTTCATCTACATCAATTTCAACACCACCAACAGCAGAATTCTGAAGATGAACAAAGTGGTAACGGTGACTTAAACCGTGGTCAAAAGAGAGAGCACGatgaaatcaacaataacaacaacacaGTTGAAGGCCTTGAATTAGTCCCTTCAAGCAGTGGTGGAGAAGGAGAAATCAGTAGAAGACCAAGAGGTAGACCTGCTGGGTCTAAGAACAAGCCTAAGCCACCAATCATAATCACAAGAGATAGCGCAAATGCCCTTCGATCCCATGTCATGGAAATCGCTAGCGGTAGCGATATCATGGAGAGTGTATCAACTTTTGCAAGGAGGAGGCAAAGAGGGGTTTGCATTTTGAGTGGAACCGGAACAGTAACAAATGTAACACTTAAGCAACCAGCTTCCCCGGGCGCGGTGGTTACCTTACATGGAAGATTTGAGATTTTATCACTTTCAGGTTCGTTCTTGCCACCCCCAGCTCCACCAGCTGCCTCAGGATTGACAGTTTATCTAGCTGGTGGTCAAGGCCAAGTTATTGGAGGAAGTGTAGCTGGCCCACTTCTAGCATCTGGACCGGTGGTGGTTATGGCTGCTTCTTTTGGTAATGCGGCTTATGAGAGGCTGCCTTTGGAGGAGGATATTGAGTCGCAAACACCGATGCTCGGAAGTGGACCTTTGGGGTCACCAGGAATTAATAATATCGCCCAGCAACAACAgaatcagcagcagcagcaactaaTGCAAGATCCGAAGACATCTCTCTTTCAAGGGTTGCCACAGAATCTACTAAATTCAGTGCAACTTCCAGCTGAGGCCTATTGGGGCACAGGCGGCCGCCCTCCTTATTAG
- the LOC133681618 gene encoding probable calcium-binding protein CML23: MLNSFRTCLSSLHRRAKNFLQQPRNTERVSKCNRRKNKRLLSSSFDLLTYSFAAMEMSNQFKQVFKVIDANGDGKISCNELSEVLLCLGYEKSKAAWEAERMVREMDCNGDGFIDLDEFINAVNDDGNFGSGNKEDYLMDVFLIFDTDKNGLISARELQTVLTSLGCKKCSLEDCRRMIKGVDKDGDGFVDFHEFRSMMTTSASWLED; encoded by the coding sequence ATGCTGAATTCTTTCAGAACTTGCTTGAGCTCTCTACACAGGAGGGCGAAAAACTTTCTTCAACAGCCGAGAAACACGGAGAGAGTTAGTAAATGCAAcaggagaaaaaacaaaagattattgtcatcaagttttgatttgttaacTTACTCTTTCGCGGCCATGGAAATGTCCAACCAATTCAAACAAGTTTTCAAGGTCATAGACGCGAACGGGGATGGCAAGATATCTTGCAATGAGCTCAGTGAAGTTCTTCTGTGTCTTGgatatgaaaaatcaaaagcagcTTGGGAAGCTGAGAGAATGGTGAGAGAAATGGATTGTAACGGAGATGGATTTATCGATTTAGATGAATTCATCAATGCTGTGAATGACGATGGAAACTTTGGTAGCGGTAACAAGGAAGATTATCTCATggatgtttttctaatttttgatACTGATAAGAATGGCCTAATCTCGGCGAGGGAGTTGCAGACTGTTCTTACTAGCCTCGGATGCAAAAAATGCAGCCTTGAAGATTGCAGGCGTATGATAAAAGGGGTCGATAAAGATGGCGATGGTTTCGTGGATTTTCATGAATTTCGATCGATGATGACAACAAGTGCAAGCTGGCTAGAAGATTAG